The following coding sequences lie in one Syntrophorhabdaceae bacterium genomic window:
- a CDS encoding cofactor-independent phosphoglycerate mutase, with amino-acid sequence MKYVVIIGDGMADFPLPELDGKTPLMAAHKPCIDRMAREGFCGKVITVPEGFSPGSDVACMSIFGYDPAKYYTGRAPIEAFGMGIGMGDDDVAFRCNLVYLAKTPQGTLMGDYSGGHITTGEAHVLIKDLHNEIGGNEFVFFPGVSYRHIMIWKGGLWEMKTTPPHDITEKEIGEYLPNGEGAGVLTGLMERSQTFLANHPVNKRRESEGRYPANSIWLWGQGKKARFPSFEDQHGVRGATVAAVDLVKGISRLIGFDAPYIEGATGYLDTDYKAKAGAALKLLESHDIVYVHIEAPDEASHNGNVAEKIRAIENIDREVVSVLYEKSSEDTRFLIVTDHATPISMKTHYACPVPFIMYDKKVGQDGCQSGYSEQSGEVTMSGEKMVRSFLKGQGQ; translated from the coding sequence ATGAAGTACGTTGTTATTATCGGTGATGGTATGGCGGATTTCCCGCTCCCGGAACTGGACGGAAAAACACCGCTCATGGCGGCACACAAACCCTGCATCGACAGAATGGCCCGGGAAGGGTTCTGCGGAAAGGTGATCACTGTACCCGAAGGTTTTTCGCCCGGCAGTGACGTCGCATGCATGTCCATATTCGGTTATGACCCGGCGAAATATTATACGGGCAGGGCCCCCATCGAGGCCTTCGGAATGGGGATCGGGATGGGCGATGACGATGTGGCCTTCAGGTGCAACCTCGTGTACCTGGCAAAAACCCCTCAAGGGACTCTGATGGGTGATTACAGCGGTGGTCACATCACAACCGGGGAGGCGCACGTTCTCATTAAAGATCTGCATAACGAGATAGGAGGCAATGAGTTTGTCTTCTTTCCAGGGGTAAGCTATCGCCATATCATGATATGGAAAGGCGGTTTGTGGGAAATGAAGACGACCCCGCCGCACGATATTACTGAAAAAGAGATCGGGGAGTATCTTCCGAACGGTGAGGGTGCGGGGGTGCTTACAGGGTTGATGGAGCGGTCTCAGACCTTTCTCGCAAACCACCCCGTCAACAAAAGGCGGGAATCGGAAGGCAGGTACCCTGCCAACAGTATCTGGTTATGGGGACAGGGGAAGAAGGCCCGCTTTCCATCCTTTGAAGACCAGCACGGGGTCAGAGGCGCAACGGTCGCTGCCGTCGATCTCGTTAAAGGCATAAGCAGGCTCATCGGCTTTGATGCGCCTTATATTGAAGGGGCCACAGGCTACCTTGACACTGATTATAAGGCAAAGGCAGGGGCAGCCCTCAAGCTCCTTGAAAGCCACGACATCGTCTATGTCCACATCGAAGCGCCTGACGAGGCCTCGCACAACGGAAATGTCGCGGAGAAGATACGGGCAATCGAGAATATTGACAGAGAGGTAGTAAGTGTGCTCTATGAAAAAAGCAGCGAAGACACGCGGTTCCTGATTGTTACCGATCACGCAACACCCATATCGATGAAAACACATTACGCCTGTCCGGTACCGTTCATAATGTATGATAAGAAGGTCGGGCAGGATGGCTGTCAATCGGGATACAGTGAGCAGTCAGGCGAGGTGACAATGAGTGGAGAAAAGATGGTACGGTCTTTTCTAAAAGGACAGGGACAATGA